From Streptomyces sp. NBC_00370, a single genomic window includes:
- the lepB gene encoding signal peptidase I, whose product MAVGARSGHDDPEEGHEQLAESPAAVTDMTNDMTKPAAPGSGAGTESGSSTEYGGSGGPGDGEGDGEDDGAAGRPRKQRSFWKELPLLIGIALVLALLIKTFLVQAFSIPSDSMQDTLQRGDRVLVDKLTPWFGAEPQRGEVVVFHDPGGWLEDTPTPDPNVAQKFLSFIGLMPSAEEKDLIKRVIAVGGDTVSCDKGGKVKVNGHALQESGYIYPGNTPCDDEPFGPIKVPDGRIWVMGDHRQNSLDSRYHQSLPGNGTVSTDEVVGRAIVVAWPVNRWDALSVPSTFDQSGLSATAGAAPVAVGLVGAFPLVLWRRKRRTRGLTERNPG is encoded by the coding sequence GTGGCGGTCGGCGCACGATCCGGACACGATGATCCCGAGGAGGGACACGAGCAGCTCGCCGAGTCGCCCGCAGCCGTGACCGATATGACGAACGACATGACGAAACCGGCGGCGCCGGGGAGCGGAGCAGGCACGGAATCCGGGAGCAGCACCGAGTACGGCGGCAGCGGCGGCCCCGGTGACGGCGAGGGCGACGGGGAAGATGACGGCGCGGCCGGCCGGCCGCGCAAGCAGCGCTCCTTCTGGAAGGAGCTGCCCCTGCTGATCGGGATCGCGCTGGTACTGGCGCTGCTGATCAAGACCTTCCTGGTGCAGGCGTTCTCCATCCCGTCCGACTCGATGCAGGACACCCTGCAGCGGGGCGACCGGGTGCTGGTGGACAAGCTCACCCCGTGGTTCGGCGCTGAGCCGCAGCGCGGCGAGGTGGTCGTCTTCCACGACCCGGGCGGCTGGCTCGAGGACACCCCGACGCCGGACCCGAACGTGGCGCAGAAGTTCCTCAGCTTCATCGGCCTGATGCCGTCGGCCGAGGAGAAGGACCTGATCAAGCGGGTCATCGCGGTCGGCGGTGACACGGTGAGCTGCGACAAGGGCGGCAAGGTCAAGGTCAACGGCCACGCGCTGCAGGAGTCCGGGTACATCTACCCGGGCAACACTCCGTGCGACGACGAGCCGTTCGGGCCGATCAAGGTCCCCGACGGCCGTATCTGGGTGATGGGCGACCACCGGCAGAACTCGCTGGACTCCCGCTACCACCAGTCGCTGCCCGGCAACGGGACGGTCTCCACCGACGAGGTCGTCGGCCGGGCCATCGTCGTGGCATGGCCGGTCAACCGGTGGGACGCGCTGTCCGTGCCGAGCACCTTCGACCAGTCGGGGCTGAGCGCAACGGCAGGCGCGGCTCCGGTGGCGGTCGGCCTGGTGGGCGCCTTCCCGCTGGTGCTGTGGCGCAGGAAGCGCCGAACCCGTGGACTTACCGAGCGTAACCCCGGGTAA
- the rimM gene encoding ribosome maturation factor RimM (Essential for efficient processing of 16S rRNA) codes for MQLVVARIGRAHGIKGEVTVEVRTDEPELRLGPGAVLATEPASVGPLTIETGRVHSGRLLLRFDGVSDRSGAEALRNTLLIAEIDPEELPEDPEEYYDHQLMDLDVVLADGTEIGRITEITHLPSQDLFIVERPDGSEVMIPFVEKIVTEIDLEEQRAVITPPPGLLDDGAADVAGKNDPAADDPARRDPADDARADDARADDARADDAPADDAPAKGDA; via the coding sequence GTGCAGTTGGTAGTGGCGCGCATCGGGCGCGCCCATGGGATCAAGGGCGAGGTCACCGTCGAGGTGCGCACGGACGAGCCCGAACTGCGGCTCGGGCCCGGCGCCGTACTCGCCACCGAACCGGCCTCCGTCGGACCGCTGACGATCGAGACGGGCCGGGTGCACAGCGGAAGGCTGCTGCTGCGCTTCGACGGCGTGAGCGACCGCTCGGGCGCCGAGGCGCTGCGCAACACCCTGCTCATCGCCGAGATCGACCCGGAGGAACTCCCCGAGGACCCGGAGGAGTACTACGACCACCAGCTGATGGACCTGGACGTCGTCCTGGCCGACGGCACGGAGATCGGCCGGATCACCGAGATCACCCACCTGCCCTCGCAGGACCTGTTCATCGTGGAACGCCCCGACGGCAGCGAGGTGATGATCCCGTTCGTCGAGAAGATCGTCACGGAGATCGACCTGGAGGAGCAACGGGCCGTGATCACCCCGCCGCCCGGACTCCTGGACGACGGCGCGGCGGACGTGGCGGGCAAGAACGACCCCGCCGCCGACGACCCCGCGCGGCGCGACCCCGCTGATGACGCCCGCGCTGATGACGCCCGCGCTGATGACGCCCGCGCTGATGACGCCCCCGCTGATGACGCCCCCGCCAAGGGCGACGCCTGA
- a CDS encoding YifB family Mg chelatase-like AAA ATPase: MGFARACSVALVGVEGVVVEVQADLEPGVAAFTLVGLPDKSLVESRDRVRAAVVNSGAEWPQKKLTVGLSPASVPKSGSGFDLAVAASVLGAAERIDPKAIADLVLIGELGLDGRVRPVRGVLPAVLAAAEAGYRQVVVPEQTAGEAALVPGVSVLGVRSLRQLIAVLTDGPVPDEPEETLEGRPDPMLAGLLVPGAGVGTGLATGAGADGGHRPDLSDVAGQAEARTALEVAAAGGHHLLLHGPPGAGKTMLAERLPGVLPPLTRQEALEVTAVHSVAGMLPPGQPLVRTAPYCAPHHSATMQSLVGGGNGMPRPGAVSLAHRGILFLDEAPEFSGRALDALRQPLESGHVVVARSAGVVRLPARFLMILAANPCPCGRHTLQGSGCECPPSAIRRYQARLSGPLLDRVDLRVRVEPVQRADLMGQGGRGEPTAAVAARVAEARARSAARLDGTPWRVNSEVPGHELRTRWLVAPGALAAAERDLERGLLTARGLDRVLRVAWTVADLAGRDRPQERDVALALELRTGVARGVPAAAGSGS; encoded by the coding sequence ATGGGGTTCGCGCGTGCGTGCTCGGTGGCCCTGGTGGGCGTCGAAGGCGTGGTGGTCGAGGTCCAGGCCGATCTGGAGCCGGGAGTAGCCGCCTTCACCCTGGTCGGGCTGCCCGACAAGAGCCTCGTCGAGAGCCGGGACCGGGTCAGGGCTGCCGTGGTCAACTCCGGCGCCGAATGGCCGCAGAAGAAACTCACGGTGGGGCTGAGCCCCGCCTCCGTACCGAAGAGCGGGAGCGGCTTCGACCTGGCCGTCGCGGCCAGCGTCCTGGGCGCGGCCGAGCGGATCGACCCCAAGGCGATCGCCGATCTGGTGCTGATCGGGGAGCTGGGTCTCGACGGCCGGGTCCGACCCGTACGGGGCGTGCTGCCCGCGGTGCTGGCGGCGGCCGAGGCCGGCTACCGGCAGGTCGTCGTCCCCGAGCAGACCGCCGGTGAGGCGGCCCTGGTGCCCGGCGTCTCGGTCCTCGGCGTCCGGAGCCTGCGCCAGCTCATCGCCGTGCTGACGGACGGGCCTGTGCCGGACGAGCCGGAGGAGACCCTGGAAGGGCGCCCCGACCCCATGCTGGCCGGGCTGCTGGTGCCGGGAGCAGGAGTGGGCACCGGGCTCGCCACGGGCGCCGGGGCGGACGGCGGGCATCGTCCTGATCTCTCCGACGTGGCGGGACAGGCCGAGGCGCGTACGGCCCTGGAGGTCGCGGCGGCCGGCGGCCACCACCTGCTGCTGCACGGCCCGCCGGGCGCGGGCAAGACCATGCTGGCCGAGCGGCTGCCGGGCGTTCTGCCGCCGCTGACCCGACAGGAGGCCCTGGAAGTCACCGCGGTGCACTCGGTGGCCGGCATGCTGCCGCCGGGGCAGCCGCTGGTCCGTACGGCGCCCTACTGCGCGCCGCACCACTCGGCGACGATGCAGTCACTGGTCGGCGGCGGGAACGGGATGCCACGGCCCGGCGCTGTGTCGCTGGCACACCGCGGGATTCTCTTTCTCGACGAGGCGCCCGAGTTTTCGGGGCGGGCCCTGGACGCGCTGCGCCAGCCCCTCGAATCGGGTCATGTGGTGGTGGCCCGCAGCGCCGGCGTGGTGCGGCTGCCCGCCCGCTTCCTGATGATCCTCGCCGCCAACCCGTGCCCCTGCGGCCGGCACACCCTGCAGGGCTCCGGCTGCGAGTGCCCGCCGTCCGCGATCCGCCGCTACCAGGCGCGACTCTCCGGACCGCTGCTCGACCGGGTCGATCTGCGGGTGCGGGTCGAGCCGGTCCAGCGCGCCGATCTGATGGGGCAGGGCGGCAGGGGAGAGCCGACGGCCGCCGTCGCCGCACGGGTCGCCGAGGCCAGGGCGCGCTCCGCGGCCCGGCTCGACGGCACACCCTGGCGCGTCAACAGCGAGGTGCCGGGTCATGAGCTGCGTACCCGCTGGCTCGTCGCTCCCGGCGCCCTCGCCGCCGCCGAGCGCGATCTGGAGCGCGGACTGCTCACCGCCCGCGGCCTGGACCGGGTGCTGCGGGTCGCCTGGACCGTCGCCGACCTCGCGGGACGCGACCGGCCGCAGGAGCGGGACGTCGCGCTCGCGCTGGAGTTGCGTACCGGCGTCGCCAGAGGCGTACCGGCCGCCGCGGGGAGCGGGTCATGA
- a CDS encoding RNA-binding protein, with translation MLEEALEHLVKGIVDNPDEVQVASRNLRRGRVLEVRVHPDDLGKVIGRNGRTARALRTVVGAIGGRGIRVDLVDVDQVR, from the coding sequence ATGCTCGAGGAGGCTCTCGAGCACCTCGTGAAGGGCATCGTCGACAACCCGGACGAAGTGCAGGTCGCCTCGCGCAACCTGCGCCGTGGCCGCGTACTGGAGGTCAGGGTCCACCCCGACGACCTCGGTAAGGTGATCGGCCGCAACGGCCGCACCGCACGCGCGCTGCGTACCGTCGTGGGCGCCATCGGCGGCCGTGGCATCCGCGTCGATCTCGTCGACGTGGACCAGGTCCGCTGA
- a CDS encoding NUDIX hydrolase: MPADEVPLEGVAPGGEVVRKVARVVLLDPDDRILLLRGFEPADPADTWWFTPGGGLEGDETRREAALRELTEETGITQVDLGPVLWHRICSFPFDGRRWHQDEWYFLARTTQTDTSSEGLTELERRSVAGSRWWTSAELSASRETVYPTRLAGLLRRLLDEGPPDEPVILDPEIV; this comes from the coding sequence GTGCCCGCTGACGAGGTGCCCCTTGAGGGTGTGGCGCCGGGCGGCGAGGTGGTGCGGAAGGTGGCACGGGTGGTGCTGCTGGACCCCGACGACCGGATCCTGCTGTTGCGCGGGTTCGAACCGGCCGACCCCGCCGACACCTGGTGGTTCACCCCGGGCGGCGGCCTGGAGGGCGACGAGACCAGACGGGAGGCCGCGCTGCGTGAGCTGACCGAGGAGACGGGGATCACACAGGTGGATCTCGGTCCGGTGCTGTGGCACCGGATCTGCTCGTTCCCGTTCGACGGCCGCCGCTGGCACCAGGACGAGTGGTACTTCCTGGCACGTACGACACAGACCGACACCTCGTCCGAAGGGCTGACCGAGCTGGAACGCCGCAGTGTCGCCGGGTCGAGGTGGTGGACCTCCGCCGAACTGTCGGCGTCGCGTGAGACGGTGTATCCGACCAGGCTCGCCGGGCTGCTGCGCAGGCTGCTCGACGAGGGTCCTCCGGATGAGCCGGTGATCCTCGACCCCGAAATCGTCTAG
- the lepB gene encoding signal peptidase I — protein sequence MGKRGRPASHGSDTRLPTGTRPTDGRPSLPGRAERRKLARRVKNRRRRSAVVEVPVLIVVAVLIALVLKTFLVQAFVIPSGSMEETIRISDRVLVDKLTPWFGSKPSRGDVVVFKDPGGWLKDEKPTADTSPAGVKQLKQGLTFIGLLPSADEQDLIKRVIAVGGDTVKCCDKDGKVTVNGTPLNEPYLHPGNPPSTLSFEVKVPAGRIFVMGDHRSDSADSRFHLNEKYQGTVAESEVVGRAVVIAWPFGHWRRLEEPATYASVAEARAGPAAASVRTNSVIPQDRNGLVRPPGPAELPVVMGVVVLSWNRDRRSYSSYRAKRRVNRTE from the coding sequence ATGGGTAAGCGCGGACGGCCGGCCAGCCACGGGTCCGACACCAGGCTGCCGACGGGCACCCGGCCGACCGACGGGCGGCCTTCGCTGCCGGGCCGGGCCGAGCGGCGCAAACTGGCGCGCCGGGTCAAGAACCGCCGCCGCAGATCGGCCGTGGTCGAGGTGCCCGTCCTGATCGTCGTCGCCGTACTCATCGCGCTCGTGCTCAAGACCTTCCTGGTCCAGGCGTTCGTGATCCCCTCCGGTTCGATGGAGGAGACGATCCGGATCAGCGACCGGGTCCTGGTGGACAAGCTGACGCCCTGGTTCGGCTCGAAGCCGAGCCGCGGCGACGTGGTCGTCTTCAAGGACCCCGGCGGCTGGCTGAAGGACGAGAAGCCCACCGCCGACACCTCACCCGCCGGCGTCAAACAGCTCAAGCAGGGACTGACGTTCATCGGACTGCTGCCGTCGGCCGACGAGCAGGATCTGATCAAGCGAGTGATCGCGGTCGGCGGTGACACCGTCAAATGTTGTGACAAGGATGGCAAAGTCACCGTCAACGGAACGCCCCTGAACGAGCCGTATCTTCACCCGGGGAACCCGCCGTCCACACTCTCGTTCGAGGTGAAGGTGCCGGCCGGGCGGATCTTCGTCATGGGAGATCACCGCTCCGACTCGGCCGATTCCCGCTTCCATCTGAACGAGAAATACCAGGGCACGGTGGCGGAGTCCGAGGTCGTGGGGCGTGCGGTGGTCATCGCCTGGCCGTTCGGCCACTGGCGCAGACTGGAGGAACCGGCCACGTACGCTTCGGTGGCCGAGGCGCGTGCGGGTCCTGCGGCGGCGTCAGTACGTACGAATAGTGTGATCCCCCAGGATCGCAACGGATTGGTCCGGCCCCCGGGCCCTGCGGAACTCCCGGTCGTTATGGGAGTGGTGGTCCTGTCCTGGAACCGGGACAGGCGCTCGTACAGCTCGTACAGAGCGAAACGCAGAGTGAATCGCACGGAGTGA
- the lepB gene encoding signal peptidase I gives MDTEERDMERDPSSASPTGAEAGSRFSRFTGLTWRRVVFLGAVCVVIVLLFSHFVVQPFLIPSGSMEPTLRVGDRVLVNKLAYRFGAVPQRGDVIVFDGTGSFVQEPPAGNPVTSLLHGAAAALGLAEPAETDFVKRVVGVGGDHVVCCDKRGRVEVNGRAVNERYVYPGDAPSEVEFDIVVPSGRLWVMGDHRAVSRDSRDHLGEPGGGVVPVDRVIGRTDWIGWPFAHWTSLKRTDAFQGVRDAGGAHG, from the coding sequence ATGGACACCGAAGAACGTGACATGGAGCGCGACCCCTCTTCCGCATCCCCGACCGGGGCGGAAGCGGGGTCGCGCTTCTCACGTTTCACCGGGCTCACATGGCGCAGGGTCGTGTTCCTCGGCGCTGTCTGCGTCGTCATCGTGCTCCTGTTCAGCCATTTCGTGGTGCAGCCCTTCCTGATCCCCAGCGGCTCGATGGAGCCGACGCTGCGCGTCGGCGACCGTGTACTGGTCAACAAGTTGGCGTACCGTTTCGGTGCTGTGCCACAGCGCGGCGACGTGATCGTCTTCGACGGCACCGGATCCTTCGTCCAGGAGCCGCCCGCGGGCAATCCCGTCACCTCACTGCTGCACGGGGCGGCCGCGGCCCTCGGTCTCGCCGAGCCCGCCGAGACCGATTTCGTCAAGCGCGTGGTCGGTGTGGGCGGCGACCATGTGGTCTGCTGCGACAAGAGGGGCAGGGTCGAGGTGAACGGCCGGGCGGTGAACGAACGCTACGTGTACCCCGGGGACGCGCCTTCCGAGGTCGAGTTCGACATCGTGGTGCCCAGCGGACGGCTCTGGGTCATGGGCGACCACCGGGCCGTCTCCCGCGACTCCCGGGACCATCTCGGTGAGCCCGGCGGCGGTGTGGTGCCCGTGGACCGGGTGATCGGCAGGACCGACTGGATCGGCTGGCCGTTCGCCCACTGGACCTCGCTGAAGCGGACCGACGCCTTCCAGGGCGTACGAGACGCGGGCGGCGCCCATGGGTAA
- a CDS encoding YraN family protein: protein MNATGALGRYGENLAARQLVAAGMTVLARNWRCGRTGEIDIVAMDTDVLVVCEVKTRRADSFEHPMAAVTPAKAERLRRLADCWLERSGGPPPGGVRIDLVGVVLPDRGAPVLEHARGVA from the coding sequence ATGAACGCGACGGGGGCACTGGGGCGGTACGGCGAGAATCTGGCGGCGCGACAGCTGGTCGCGGCGGGGATGACCGTGCTCGCGCGGAACTGGCGGTGCGGCAGGACCGGCGAGATCGACATCGTGGCGATGGACACGGACGTGCTGGTGGTCTGCGAGGTCAAGACCCGCAGAGCCGACTCGTTCGAGCATCCGATGGCCGCGGTGACACCGGCCAAGGCGGAGCGGCTGAGACGGCTGGCCGACTGCTGGCTGGAGCGCTCGGGCGGCCCGCCGCCCGGCGGGGTGCGGATCGATCTCGTCGGAGTGGTGCTGCCGGACCGTGGCGCGCCCGTGCTGGAGCATGCGCGGGGGGTGGCCTGA
- the rplS gene encoding 50S ribosomal protein L19, translated as MSSLLETVDATSLRTDLPAFRPGDTVNVHVRVIEGNRSRIQQFKGVVIRRQGSGVRETFTVRKVSFSVGVERTFPAHSPIFEKIELVSRGDVRRAKLYYLRELRGKAAKIKEKRDN; from the coding sequence ATGTCCAGCCTGCTAGAGACCGTCGACGCCACCTCGCTGCGCACCGACCTCCCGGCCTTCCGCCCCGGTGACACGGTCAACGTGCACGTACGAGTCATCGAAGGCAACCGGTCCCGTATCCAGCAGTTCAAGGGCGTCGTCATCCGCCGCCAGGGCTCGGGCGTCCGCGAGACCTTCACGGTCCGCAAGGTCTCCTTCTCCGTCGGCGTCGAGCGCACCTTCCCCGCGCACAGCCCGATCTTCGAGAAGATCGAGCTCGTGAGCCGTGGCGACGTCCGCCGCGCCAAGCTGTACTACCTCCGTGAGCTGCGCGGCAAGGCCGCGAAGATCAAGGAGAAGCGCGACAACTGA
- a CDS encoding DUF2469 domain-containing protein, with amino-acid sequence MSAEDLEKYETEMELKLYREYRDVVGLFKYVIETERRFYLTNDYEMQVHSVQGEVFFEVTMADAWVWDMYRPARFVKQVRVLTFKDVNIEELNKSDLELPGG; translated from the coding sequence ATGAGCGCCGAGGACCTCGAGAAGTACGAGACCGAGATGGAGCTGAAGCTCTACCGGGAGTACCGCGATGTCGTCGGTCTGTTCAAATATGTGATCGAGACCGAGCGCCGCTTCTATCTCACCAACGACTACGAGATGCAGGTGCACTCGGTACAGGGTGAGGTTTTCTTCGAGGTGACCATGGCGGACGCCTGGGTCTGGGACATGTACAGGCCGGCCAGGTTCGTCAAACAGGTCCGGGTGCTCACATTCAAGGACGTGAACATCGAGGAGCTCAACAAGAGCGATCTCGAACTGCCCGGCGGCTGA
- the trmD gene encoding tRNA (guanosine(37)-N1)-methyltransferase TrmD translates to MRLDVVTIFPEYLDPLNVSLVGKARARGLLDVHVHDLRQWTHDRHNTVDDTPYGGGPGMVMKTGPWGESLDEALADGYESGAHSPVLVVPTPSGRPFTQELAVELSERPWLIFTPARYEGIDRRVVDEYASRMPVHEVSIGDYVLAGGEAAVLVVTEAVARLLPGVLGNAESHQDDSFAPGAMANLLEGPVYTKPPQWRGREIPGILLSGHHGKIARWRRDEALRRTAANRPDMIERWDAAAFDKKDRETLSIMGWAPEPGGRFWRRPAAMEE, encoded by the coding sequence ATGCGGCTGGACGTCGTCACGATCTTCCCCGAGTACCTGGACCCGCTGAACGTCTCACTCGTCGGCAAGGCGCGCGCCCGCGGCCTGCTCGACGTCCATGTGCACGACCTGCGGCAGTGGACCCACGACCGGCACAACACGGTCGACGACACCCCGTACGGGGGCGGCCCCGGCATGGTCATGAAGACCGGCCCGTGGGGCGAGTCCCTCGACGAGGCGCTGGCGGACGGCTACGAGTCGGGCGCCCACAGCCCCGTACTCGTCGTCCCCACCCCCAGCGGCCGGCCCTTCACCCAGGAACTCGCCGTCGAACTCTCCGAGCGCCCCTGGCTGATCTTCACCCCCGCCCGCTACGAGGGCATCGACCGCCGGGTCGTCGACGAGTACGCGAGCCGGATGCCCGTCCACGAGGTGTCCATCGGCGACTACGTGCTGGCCGGCGGCGAGGCGGCGGTCCTGGTCGTCACGGAGGCGGTGGCCCGGCTGCTGCCCGGCGTCCTCGGCAACGCCGAGTCCCACCAGGACGACTCGTTCGCGCCCGGCGCCATGGCCAACCTGCTCGAAGGGCCCGTCTACACCAAGCCCCCGCAGTGGCGCGGCCGGGAGATCCCGGGCATCCTGCTGAGCGGCCACCACGGGAAGATCGCGCGCTGGCGCCGCGACGAGGCACTGCGCCGCACCGCCGCCAACCGGCCCGACATGATCGAGCGTTGGGACGCCGCGGCCTTCGACAAGAAGGACCGCGAGACGCTCTCCATCATGGGCTGGGCACCGGAGCCCGGCGGCCGATTTTGGCGCAGGCCCGCCGCCATGGAAGAATGA
- the rpsP gene encoding 30S ribosomal protein S16 encodes MAVKIKLKRLGKIRSPHYRIIVADSRTRRDGRAIEEIGLYHPVQNPSRIEVDSDRARYWLSVGAQPTEPVLAILKLTGDWQAHKGLPAPAPLLMPEPKADKRALFEAATKDAGDEPKGEAITQKAKKAEKKADDAGTESPAAAEPTEA; translated from the coding sequence GTGGCAGTCAAGATCAAGCTGAAGCGTCTGGGCAAGATCCGTTCGCCTCACTACCGCATCATCGTCGCCGACTCCCGTACCCGCCGCGACGGCCGGGCCATCGAGGAGATCGGTCTGTACCACCCGGTGCAGAACCCCTCGCGTATCGAGGTCGACTCGGACCGCGCGCGTTACTGGCTGTCCGTCGGCGCCCAGCCGACCGAGCCGGTCCTCGCGATCCTCAAGCTCACCGGTGACTGGCAGGCCCACAAGGGACTGCCGGCCCCCGCGCCGCTGCTCATGCCGGAGCCCAAGGCTGACAAGCGCGCCCTCTTCGAGGCCGCCACCAAGGACGCCGGCGACGAGCCCAAGGGTGAGGCCATCACCCAGAAGGCGAAGAAGGCCGAGAAGAAGGCGGACGACGCCGGGACCGAGTCCCCGGCCGCCGCCGAGCCGACCGAGGCCTGA
- the dprA gene encoding DNA-processing protein DprA codes for MTSTTGAAEERLARAALTRIFEPGDESGGAWLRQYGPREVLARLTTPDEGTGARRGWLGEVGERRLAGYRARAATARPERDLAAVAALGGRFVCPGDQEWPSQLDDLGAAAPIGLWVRGGPDLRLWALRSVAVVGARACTPYGAHMAAGLGAGLAERGWVVVSGGAFGVDAAAHRGALAAGGATVAVLACGVDVVYPRGHAELIARIAEQGLVIGELPPGDHPTRSRFILRNRVIAALTRGTVVVEAQYRSGSLVTARSAQRLGRHTMGVPGPATSGLSAGVHELLRGEGVLVTDAAEVAELVGDIGDLAPPRTGPVLPRDLLDPVGARVLEALPGGGTADVRQLATAAGTTPDEALGKLYELHSLGFVERRGDTWRPAFLAAEPVATRRGGA; via the coding sequence ATGACGTCCACGACCGGCGCGGCCGAGGAGCGGCTGGCGCGGGCCGCGCTCACGCGGATCTTCGAGCCGGGCGACGAGAGCGGCGGCGCGTGGCTGCGGCAGTACGGTCCGCGCGAGGTGCTGGCCCGGCTCACCACGCCCGACGAGGGGACGGGGGCCCGGCGTGGGTGGCTCGGTGAGGTGGGCGAGCGGCGGCTCGCCGGATACCGGGCGCGGGCGGCGACGGCCCGGCCCGAGCGTGATCTGGCGGCGGTCGCCGCGCTCGGCGGCCGGTTCGTCTGCCCGGGCGACCAGGAGTGGCCCAGCCAGCTCGACGACCTCGGCGCGGCGGCCCCCATCGGGCTCTGGGTGCGTGGCGGACCCGATCTGCGGCTGTGGGCGCTGCGCTCCGTCGCCGTGGTGGGGGCCAGGGCGTGTACTCCGTACGGGGCACACATGGCGGCCGGACTCGGCGCGGGACTCGCCGAGCGCGGCTGGGTCGTCGTCTCCGGCGGCGCGTTCGGGGTCGACGCCGCGGCGCACCGCGGCGCCCTCGCGGCGGGCGGCGCGACCGTCGCCGTACTGGCCTGCGGGGTCGACGTCGTCTATCCGCGCGGTCATGCCGAGTTGATCGCACGCATCGCCGAACAAGGTCTGGTCATCGGAGAATTGCCGCCCGGCGACCACCCGACCCGCAGCAGGTTCATCCTGCGTAACCGCGTGATCGCCGCGCTCACCCGGGGCACGGTGGTGGTGGAGGCGCAGTACCGCAGCGGCTCGCTGGTCACGGCCCGCAGCGCGCAGCGGCTCGGGCGGCACACGATGGGGGTCCCGGGCCCGGCGACCAGCGGTCTGTCGGCGGGGGTGCACGAGCTGCTGCGAGGCGAAGGTGTGCTGGTCACGGACGCGGCCGAAGTGGCGGAGCTGGTCGGGGACATCGGCGATCTGGCCCCGCCCCGCACCGGTCCCGTCCTGCCCAGGGACCTGCTCGACCCGGTCGGCGCCCGGGTGCTGGAGGCCCTGCCCGGCGGTGGCACGGCCGACGTCCGGCAGCTCGCGACGGCGGCCGGTACGACACCGGACGAGGCGCTCGGCAAGCTCTACGAACTCCACTCGTTGGGGTTCGTCGAACGGCGCGGCGACACCTGGCGCCCCGCCTTCCTCGCGGCAGAGCCCGTCGCGACCCGGCGAGGCGGTGCTTGA
- the lepB gene encoding signal peptidase I has product MSGTGRTNDGRGRLGNVLSGLAVAVGCVLFLGGFVWGAVVYQPYTVPTESMTPTVNAGDRVLAQRISGADVRRGDVVVFKDKQWGDLPMVKRVAGVGGDKVACCDSHGRLTVNGKPIDEPYTQKAIGGLASATAFSASVPKGQLFMLGDERSGSLDSRVHLQDPDQGSVPRSEVRARVDAVAWPLGTMIGRPASFAALPGGVSRPGPLKLMVAAVIAGAVLILGGAALGPVLGRLSRPRRGARTGEVSAGAR; this is encoded by the coding sequence ATGAGCGGAACAGGACGGACCAACGACGGCCGCGGCCGCCTCGGCAATGTGCTGTCGGGGCTGGCCGTGGCCGTCGGCTGTGTGCTCTTCCTCGGAGGGTTCGTCTGGGGCGCCGTCGTCTACCAGCCGTACACGGTGCCGACGGAGTCGATGACGCCGACAGTGAACGCGGGCGACCGGGTGCTCGCCCAGCGGATATCGGGCGCCGACGTGCGCCGCGGCGACGTGGTGGTCTTCAAGGACAAGCAGTGGGGCGACCTGCCGATGGTGAAGCGGGTGGCCGGGGTCGGCGGCGACAAGGTCGCCTGCTGCGACAGCCACGGCCGGCTCACCGTCAACGGCAAGCCGATCGACGAGCCGTACACCCAGAAGGCCATCGGCGGTCTCGCCTCGGCGACCGCCTTCTCGGCGTCGGTGCCGAAGGGTCAGCTGTTCATGCTCGGTGACGAGCGCAGCGGGTCGCTGGACTCCCGGGTCCATCTGCAGGACCCGGACCAGGGCTCCGTGCCGCGCTCCGAGGTGCGGGCGCGGGTGGACGCCGTCGCCTGGCCGCTGGGGACCATGATCGGCCGTCCCGCCTCCTTCGCCGCGCTGCCGGGCGGGGTGTCCCGGCCGGGGCCGCTGAAGCTGATGGTGGCGGCGGTGATTGCCGGTGCCGTGCTGATCCTGGGCGGCGCGGCCCTCGGACCGGTGCTGGGCAGGCTGTCCAGGCCGCGCCGGGGGGCCAGGACGGGCGAGGTGTCCGCGGGTGCCCGCTGA